GCCGCCCGTGCCGACGACGTCGCCTCCGGCATCGCCCTCGCCGCCCACCTGTGGCGGCGGCGCGCCACTGACCTGATCTCCGCGTTGCTCGACGGCGACGCCGCGACGGACCGCACAGACCGTTCCACCGACACCGAGGTACGCACATCATGAGCAACGACAAGCGGCGGCAGGCGTCCGTCGGTCACCTGGAAGCCGCCTTCGGCGTGAGCCTGGAACCCGACCTGTTGCAACGCGCGCTGACCCACCGCTCGTATGCGTACGAGAACGGCGGCCTGCCGACCAACGAGCGGTTGGAGTTCCTCGGCGACTCGGTGCTCGGCGTGGTGATCACCACAGCGCTCTTCCACAACCATCCGGACCTGCCCGAGGGGCAGTTGGCCAAGCTGCGGGCCAGCGTGGTCAACATGCGCGCGCTCGCCGATGTGGCCCGTGGTCTGGGCCCGGACGGCCTCGGCGCGTACCTGCTGCTCGGCAAGGGCGAGGAGACCACGGGCGGCCGGGACAAGGCGAGCATCCTCGCCGACACCCTGGAGGCGCTGCTCGGCGCGATCTACCTCCAGTACGGGCTGGACACCGCCGGGATCGTCATCCACCGGCTCTTCGACCCGCTGATGGCCGAGTCGGCCGGTCGGGGCGCCGCCCTGGACTGGAAGACCAGCCTCCAGGAGTTGACCGCGGCGCTCGGGCTCGGCGTGCCGGAGTACCGCATCGAGGGCACCGGTCCGGACCACCTCAAGACGTTCACCGCCTGGGTGGTGGTGGCCGGCAACCGGTACGGCGGCGCCGAGGGGCGCAGCAAGAAGGAGGCCGAGCAGCGGGCCGCCGAGGCGGCCTGGCGGATGCTCGCCGACCAGGACGACAAGGACGATCAGGACAGCCAGGACGGCCAGGCCGGAGCGGACGGACGGACCAACCTGGACGGCTCGGCCGACCGCGAGGGGCCGATCGGGCCGATGGAGCGGGCCGCACGGGTGGCCCGGACCGAGGAGGCCGACCACGCGGCGCAGGCCATGCCCGCCGACGTCGCGGCGGAGCGGGCCAACGGCGCCGGTCCGAGCAGCAATGGCGCGGGTCCGGCCGCTGGCGGCAACGGTGCCCAGACGGCCGGCGCCGACCGGGCCGGAGCCACCGAAGGCCGTGAGACGGGGCGACGCCGTGCCTGAGCTGCCCGAGGTGGAGACCGTCCGGCTGGGGCTGGCGCAGTGGGTCACCGGCCGCCGGATCGCGTCGGTGGAGGTTCGTCACCCCCGTGCGGTCCGCCGGCACATCCCCGGCGGCGTGCACTTCGCCGACGTGCTCGCCGGCCGGACCGTGCTGGACGTCCGCCGCCGCGGTAAGTACCTGTGGCTGCCCCTGGACAGCGGCGACGCGGTGATCGGGCACCTCGGGATGTCCGGTCAGCTGCTGCTCCAGCCACCCGGCACGCCGGACGAGACCCATCTGCGGGTGCGGTTCCGGTTCGCCGACGATGGGCCGGAGCTGCGCTTCGTCGACCAGCGCACGTTCGGCGGGCTCTCGGTCAGCGAGGGCGGTGCCGAGCTGCCCGCGGAGATCGCGCACATCGCCCGCGACCCGATGGACCCGGGGTTCTCCGACGCGGCTTTCGTCGCCGCGCTGCGCCGCCGGCGGACCGAGGTGAAGCGGGCTTTGCTCGACCAGACCCTGATCTCCGGCGTGGGCAACATCTACGCCGACGAGGCGCTCTGGCGCGCCGGGCTGCACGGTGCCCGTCCCACCGACGCGCTGACCGGCCCGGCCGCGCAGCGCCTGCTCGGCCACGTCCGCGACGTGCTCGCTGAGGCGATCAAGGAGGGCGGCACCAGCTTCGACGCCCTCTACGTCAACGTCAACGGCGAGAGCGGCTACTTCGACCGGGAGCTGAACGTCTACGGCCGGGAGGGTGAGCCGTGCCGGCGGTGCGGCGCGCCGGTCCGCCGCGAGGCGTTCATGAACCGGTCCTCGTACAGCTGCCCACGCTGCCAGCCGCGGCCCCGGGGTTCCCTTCGGGGATGACCCGGAGTCGGCTCCGGGTCGGTGCCGGCGGGTCGCGGCCGACCGCTCCGGGTTGGACCCCGGCGGTTGTCCGAATCGCGGGCTGATGCCCGCCGCGCCGCCCGAGCGGTCCCTTCGACGTGGGGGGATCGGACTCCGGGGACGGCCGGGGCCGATCCCCGATGTGATCGCCTCGTCACGTCCCTAGCGTCAGCACCGTTGACAGGGGGCTGACGTGACAGGGGGACCCGAGATGGGGACGAGACCGGTGACGGTGCGGATGGCGCGGTGGAGCGCCGAGCACCCGTGGCG
The nucleotide sequence above comes from Micromonospora sp. NBC_00389. Encoded proteins:
- the mutM gene encoding bifunctional DNA-formamidopyrimidine glycosylase/DNA-(apurinic or apyrimidinic site) lyase gives rise to the protein MPELPEVETVRLGLAQWVTGRRIASVEVRHPRAVRRHIPGGVHFADVLAGRTVLDVRRRGKYLWLPLDSGDAVIGHLGMSGQLLLQPPGTPDETHLRVRFRFADDGPELRFVDQRTFGGLSVSEGGAELPAEIAHIARDPMDPGFSDAAFVAALRRRRTEVKRALLDQTLISGVGNIYADEALWRAGLHGARPTDALTGPAAQRLLGHVRDVLAEAIKEGGTSFDALYVNVNGESGYFDRELNVYGREGEPCRRCGAPVRREAFMNRSSYSCPRCQPRPRGSLRG